The Leptospira bouyouniensis genome contains the following window.
TGCAGCCTCACGATAGCTTTTCCCTTCACTTATAAAGTGCAGAGCATTCTGTTTTTCGGCTGATAGTTCAGGGAAAAGGATCTGGAAGCTATCTTTTCTTTTATGCAATGCCTGGATAATCATCAAAGCACTTTGAATTTGCTCTTGAGTCAGAATACTCTCTTCTTTTGTTTCTAATAGATTTTCCATATCTATTCTCCTAATAGTTATAATTACCTAGATTTTACAAAGTTTTCGGATATCGGAGAACTCCGTTTTGCGATTTATCGAAATTTGATGAAAAAAATGGAAAATTGCTTCGTTTTTTTTACAATTGTCCTTATTGTACCCTTTAGGGTATAATCATCTGTTGGCAATATGAAATATACCCGATCGGGACTATTTCGCTTTACTTCTTAATTTTTATACCCGATAAGGTACATATATGGAACTAGATCATTTATCTGATTTTGTCAAAAGGGAACGAAAAAAGAATTCATTAACTCAGGAAGATCTAGCTCGTATGACAGGTGTTGGCTTACGATTTGTTAGAGAATTAGAACAAGGAAAGCCATCACTAAGAATGGACAAAGTGAATCAAGTATTAGAAGCCTTCGGTGCGAAACTGGTTCCAAAACCAAAATCAAAAGGTAGCGATTATGAATCGTAAGGGAAACGTTTTCTACAGAGATATTTTTGCAGGAGAGATATTCGAGAATGAAAATGGCTATGTATTCCAATACAACGAAAGGTACATAAATAATGAAACTTATCCTGCGATTAGTTTTACTTTGCCAAAACAAAAAGAAGCATACCAATCAAAAACTCTTTTTCCATTTTTTGATGGTTTAATCCCTGAAGGTTGGTTGCTTAACCTCACACAAAACATTTGGAAACTTAACAAAAAAGATCGGTTTGGTATCCTACTGACTGTATGTGAAGATTGTATTGGTGCAGTCAGTGTAATAGGGGAAAGAAAATGAAATTTTGCCTCCTATGTGCGAAACAGAGTGAAGATGACTATCATTCTCATTGCAGCAAACTTTTGTTTGGGAAAAATCAAATTCCAGAAATTGATATCGATATTAAGTCTATTCGTGAGTTGGCAAAACAAAACATTGAAGCAAGGATGACAGTTACTGGAGCTCAATCAAAAATATCTCTTGATCTCGATACCTCCAATCCTAAATCAACAAGACTCACTATCCTCGGAATGAAAGGAGATTTCATTCTGAAACCTCCCTCAGAAGAGTATACGAATCTTCCAGAAAATGAACATCTTACCATGTTACTTGCAAAAGAATTCTCTTTTCCCGTAGCAATATCTTCCTTGATTCGATTAAAATCAGGAGAACTGGCTTATATCACTAAACGATTCGACCGTGAGAAGAATATAAAAATTGCCCAAGAAGATTTTTGCCAATTAACCGAAAGATTAACTGAAGATAAATACAAAGGATCTTATGAATCGATTGGCCGGTGGATCAAACAGAACACAACTTCTCCAGGAATTGATTTAGTTCGATTCTTCGAAATGATCGTATTCTCATTTCTTACAGGCAATTCGGATATGCATTTGAAGAACTTTTCCATCCAAACTGATCTTGAAGGTAGAATCAAGTTAGCACCAGCCTATGATTTGTTGGCAGTAAAATTATTTTTTCCCGAAGACAATGAAGATTTAGCTCTCACATTGAATGGTAAGAAGAATAAAATCAATCTAGCAGATATCAAAACTTTTGGTAAATCGATCTATCTTTCAGAACTAGTGGTTGATAGAACTCTCTTACAAATCCAGTCAAAGTTACCTTTGCTTGTTGAAAAAGTAAAACTGTATCCATTTTGGAAATTTGGTACGAAGAAATATGTTGAGCTGATACAAAAGCGAGCGAAGAAGCTAGGTTGGTAAAACGGGGGACATCTTATGTCAGAGATACCCTAATGTATACTAAGTAAGAATTCATAAGCAACCTTAATTGTTTCAGCTAAAATTTAGTCTATATGAACCATAAACTGGTCGAATGAGTTTCAAAGACTTTGGAATCGTTTTGATTCGTTCGGAAGCGGTTTTCATTATTAGAATAACGGATATTAAATATAATGCCAGGTGATATTCAACTTCCTATAATGTATATTATGTCGCATAACATATAGTATGCGACTGAGTGTACTCGTAAATACTTTACAAAAAGTATGATTAAAATCCTGATTCAGACGTTAAAGAGGATGGCATTGGATTTTTAAATTGCAACAATTTTCGAACGATTTAAAGAAAAAGAAACTAAAAATACATAAAACGATTAGCTTAAACTTTCCCTTTCAAATATTCTCGCAAAGCCTCATCCGTCGCATACACATAGCAACCTTTCATTCCTCTTGTCATGAGAGTTCGATAGGTATTTTTAATAACCATATCGAACTTTTTCGCGCCTTCCACTGGATGATTTTTCAGAAGTGTTTTATATCCTTTGATCGTATTATCTTGTTTTGCTCTCTTACTTGCATCTGTTAGGAGCATGCCAGATGCATCTACAGTTAGGTCAGGACCAATGATCACACCCACGTAATCTAATTCTAAACCTTGGCAGGTATGGATACACCCAATTTGATCGATTGATTCACGTTTAAGAATCCAAAGACTTCCATCCTCAGTGAGGTTCCATTTCATAGAGAAATGATATTCGGGAAAGGTGATATCGAAGGCTTTGGGATCTTTTTTACTCTTCCACTCCCAACAATACCCGGCAACCAAACGAGCCTTGCTTGTCATTTGATTTTTTTCTTCTATCGCGGACCGAAGTTCTGAAGGGGAATCGAAAATTTTAAAATCATAATCAATGCCCTCCAAATTGTAATTAGCCGTTTCTCGAATTTGTAGTATATGGTCTAGCCAAGCAAGATATCCATCTGAACCATTACAACGAAATTGAGATTCTAATTTTAGTTTGGTGATTTTTGCTTTTGCGTTTTTTGCCCAATGCTCTATTTCTTCTTGCGATCCAACATCTTTTAAAGTCACTCGTTGATCTTCGTCCAAAAAGAAAACAGAAGATCTGGAAGCATGAATCAATTCTTTGACTTGATTTTCTCCTAAGTTACCATACAAACCGCTAAATTGATTCAAGCGATGTGCTTCATCGATTAATAAAACATCATATTCATCTTTCTCTGAATTATAATAACTACTAGAGCCCGAGAATAGAGATGATATTTTCGTTTTTTTTAGAGTTCCGGACAACTTTGATTCAAAAACTGCCCGCGGTGCGGCATTCCTTGATATATAACGGACGTTTAAGTTTTTATTTAATAATGCAACTAGTAGGTTGATCGCAACAACTGACTTACCTGTCCCTGGTCCTCCTTCAACAATCAATACGGACTTCCCTGCTTTCTTTACTTGTCCACTTAAATAAAGCGCTTCCTCAAATACGATTTTTTGTTCGTCTATCATCGTAAATTCCGGATTGCCTTTCAGCATCATTGCAATTGATTCAGATAGTTGTTTTGATGGTTTTACATCTGATTTTTCGATTCGATCTATCCTTTGACCAGAATCGCCAAGCTGAATCTTTTGTGACAAAAAGTTTCGTAACGCATCTGCATCTTCTCTTAAGAATAATGGTGCAAGAGAAGTATGTGAGGAATAAAACACATCATTTAAAACGCCATTCTGAGAATTATAATTATGCAGATAAGCGCATGGATTAATTTCGATATTCTTTTCGTATACTTCTACGTTGAATGATTTGAGTAACTCTGCATAACTCCATGCTTGGTAGGAAGGATGTGTGGTTTCTACAAGTGACTTACCGAATCTTGTCTTTACAATTGCATCCTTTGCAGTGATTTCCGCTGACTCCCATTGCTTTAATTCAATAATAGAGATAGAGGGTTTTTGATTGGGACTATATCCTGAAACTATAAAATCTACGCGTTTTGCGGTCGCAGGTATATTGTATTCAATTGCAATGCCCGCATCTGTAGGTAGATCGCTTCTACCTATAATTCTTTCCATAGCTGAGAGTGAATTTCGCCAAGAATTAACCTCTGCATCCGAAACGCGGCCGAGAGTGCGTTTGAAAAAAGTGTCCACCATGATTTCGCCAATTCGATTGGAATCTACATCACCAAGAAAACCTTTCACTGTAGATTTATAAATAATCACCTATCGTCCCACTTTAATATCACCAGTTAGATGCTAAAATTTGATCATTACTAATTTCTTTGCAATATTTTTTCTAAAAATGGACATCCATATATAGGTTAAAAATCTAACCAAAATTACAGTATAGTTTGTGAATTAGAATTCTGCTATATAAATGAACAATAATTTGAAAATCTTTTTTTAATTGTTCCATTAGGATTGAATCTATCTCAGCTATCTTTATTTCTCATCCAATAATTCCAGTCACTCATTAATAATTATAATCGAATATTTATGGATCCTATATGTTTTTGGTCAGTGAGGGGAAAGTCAATGCTTATTTTATTGCACCCCCCTCTTCGCTTCCTTCTTCAAATACTCCACCGCTTCCATGGCAAGATATCCCGCTTTAATGATCGCTCGTGGATTGTTTTCCAAAATCCTTAACCAAGACCCAATATACTCTCGATGTTGCAACTCCCCACTAAATCCAAATTCACCCGCAAAGATAGCTGAGCAAAATTCGGCTACCAATTCTTCAAAAGCATAAGAACCAATGCCCTTCGAAAAATCTCTTCGCAACCGATGTCTAGCACCCGTCCAATGACCTAACTCATGTAAGTAAGTAGACCAATAGTCGGTTTCACTTCGGAAATACTCTTTTTTAGGCATACGAATCGTATCCAAAGGGATCACATAAGATGCTTGGTCCACCCCGAACTCTTCCTTATTGTGTTCGATCGATTTTACAAACTGATCGATCCCAGGAGAGCCATCTCGCACAGTCTTTGTTACAAACAAATCATATTCGTTTTCCAGAATATTGATTTGTGCAATGTTTAAAATAGGAAACGCCTTGTGAACCAGACACGATTTGTAATAGAGAGGTGCCTCCACTTGTTCTTCTTCGATTCCCTCCACTACTTGTTTCTTTTGGGAATAAACTGGAAACTTTACATGACAAGGATACAAAACTACCGTCTTTGCAAACTCGCCTGCTTTCAATGAATACCCAAGGCTATTCCATTGTTTTTCCGTAGCCCAAGCTGGATAAGTATAACCATACCGCATCAAACTGTCTGTTAACCAAAGGGTATTGACGAGACCATATGTTTGTTTTGTCTTCACGTTCATCGGAAATCCGAAACTTTGCCATGGTTTGACCCACTGCCCAAGACTACCGGACTTTAAAGCAGCCATCACATCGCTTGTAATCTTCTTTATGATCGTTTTTGCATCGTTCTCTTTCATAACAATGGATGTAAGGCCGACTCATAAAGTGTCACATTTTTGGAGAAAAATTACTTCCGAGAGTCCGTGGCAACAAATGCAGAATATAAAAGCTACCTGGGACAAATTGGATTGAAGAAAGGAAGAATTTTGCTGTTGTGTGGAAAAGCGGAGTCGGTCACTTAATCATAGGCCTTAGCAATGAATACTTGAATTCGTTTCATTCTGAGCATCTAGCCATTAGTCCATCGAAAAGGATGTCTCATAACACAAGCCTGAATTCTACAACGTGTTCTAAATCGATGAATTAAAATCTAATGTGTTGAGGATGAATTGAGATGAGTTTTTAAGGGAAGAAGGATGGACTGATCCTTCTCAATAAAAAAAGTACTTCGGTGATTCAATCACCAAATGAAATTATGAATCTTATAAACTTATAGGATTATTTCGCTATAATGACTATACGTTAATTTTTTCTCTTTAGAAGACACTATTTTCTTGAATATACTTCTTCACCGTTAATGAAAGTTTTTTCTATTTGGATCTCTCGTAGTTTTTCTATATTTACATCAAGAGGATTTTCACTTAAAATGACTAAGTCAGCATATTTACCTTTTTTAATTGTACCAATCTTTTTCTCCATATTCAGTTGCCATGCGGCATAGATTGTCACCGACTTTAATCCTTCTTTGATTGAAATGGCTTCCTGTTGCCCAATACTTTGACCTTCTTTGTTTTTACGTGTCACCGAAGTTTGCACTAAACTCAATGGACGACTAGGGTACATTGGTAAATCTGCATGGAGTGAAGTAGTAATTCCCTGATTTTGTGCGGAATGGACAGGAAGGATATTTTGCGTTCTCTCTAATCCCAAAATATCATTTGAAAGAGCATTGCCATAATAATATAGGTGGTTAATATGAAAACTGACAGTTAGGCCTAAAGTTTGCGTCAATTCCATAAGTTCTGTTGGGAACAATAAACCATGTTCGATACGATGTCTTTTCCCATTCAAATGCGCTGTACTTAAGTTTACGGCTTTAAAGGAATTTAATACATCTTCAATGGCACGGTCTCCTTGCGCATGTATTGCAATTTGCCAACCAGCTTCATTGTATTTTTTAATTTTATCAGTTAACTCTTCGATTGTATATGTTGACTTCCCACTATAATGGTGTGGTATGTGTAAACCTTTCTGCATTAGGTCAGATTCTAAATAAGGTTCTTTGACATACATCGAACCTGTATAGGGAGAACCATCATACCATAGTTTAACTCCGAGAATTCGAAACGAATCATCTCCATTGGTAACAGAGGAAGGAAGTAAATCCTTAGTCTCGTCTGTAAGGTAAACAAAATTTCGGACTGCTCTTGATTTATTGGGTAAGATTCCCAATTTTTCTAGAACCCAAAATTTTATACCCTTACTTTCGGAGGATATATGTTCGAAGAGAATGAGAGATTTACTAACATCACCAAATAATCCCAACGATGAAATAGTAGTGATCCCATTTTTAGGATATTCGGCCATAACTTCCAATACATCTTTTTTAATATTAAGAACTTCTTTTACTTTTTCATTTGCTGGTTTCATCGCTTCGATTTCGGAAATAAAACCTGTAAGGTTCCCGTTCGAATCTTTTTCATAATAACTATTGGGACTTGGATTTGGAGTTTTAGAATTGATTCCCAACTCCTTTAAAGCTTTTGAATTCACCCATGCTGAATGTAAATTTTGAGAAATAATAAAAACTGGATTATTGGGTGCAATTCTATCGAGATACTCTAATTTTGGAGCTTCCAATCCTTTAACTAACATTGGATCAAAACCTTTCGCAAGCACCCAATTTCCTGGTTTCGTTTTCGAAATAGAGTTTTCTAACTTATTCCATACTTCCGTTTGTGTTCTATTGGAAAATCCACTTAAGTCTATAAAACTGTTAAAGAAAGCCGTTAAATCCGGATGAGAGTGAACATCAATGAAACCTGGCAACAATGACTTTCCTTTTAGGTCAATCATCTGCGTAAAATCGTTTTTTAATTTTAAGATTTCGATCTCGGAACCAATATCAATTATTTTTCCATTTTTTACATAGATAGCTTCGGGTTTCGTGTATTCATCATTTTCTAATGTGATGATGTTCCCACCATAAAAAATAATATCCGAATGCTCATTTGTTTTTGCAGAAACTAAACAAAACAAAAGAATAAATAAGACGAATATGGATTTAAAGCGGAATGTTTGCAATCGATGTACCAGCCAGTTTGTATAAATTGAGTTTAACGGTTAATATTGTATACAAAATCATAAAAAATTAGTCAGAATTGTGTGTCAGATAATTTACTACCAATAGCATTTAAAAAAGTATACAAAATCTATGTAATCATATACTAGCAGCTAAGATTTTAGATAACCTATGTTGATGGGCGTGAAGTTTATTTAATTCCACAAAAGCAGACAAAACAATTGAAATCCAAACCACAGATGTGTAAAATTCCAGCTATGTATCAAACGATAAATTTAATCATTGTTGGATTATACTGTTTTGACAAAAAACTAAAAGGAAGAAATATAACGAAATGATAAGCGAATTTCCATTTGGGAAACGTTTGAACGGTTAGTAATTCATCCTTTTCCCACTAACTTCGCATACTCACTCGGTGACATCTTCTTCAATGATTTAAACGCAACATTGAAATTTGCTTTTGAATTAAATCCAACTTGGTATGCAAGTGACAACAGATTGACCTTTGGGTTTTCTTCGATGAGCTGACAAACTTCAGCAATTCGATATTCATTTACCAATCGATTGAAGTTCATGCCTAAATATGCATTGATGTATTCACTGAGTTGGTAATCTTTGATTCCTAATCGTTCGGATAGATTGGATAAATTGATTGTTTCTTCTCGGTAAACGCATTCCTGTTTTAACAAATGGTCTAAGTCTTGTTGTAATTTTTCCAAATTGAGATTTAGGATTCTCGAAGTACGATAGGACTGCCGAAGACCAGGTAAAATATCTTTAAACAACTCATGATTGATTTCTGTTCCAATAAATGCGACGACTGCCATGAGCGTAGCAAGGCCTGCAGTAAAATAAATCCCGGAGTTCCAACGAAAGATTGTGCTGAATAAAATGAAACTAGCAAATGTAATATTGCCTTTTAAGATCATCCCCAAAACTCTGACACCCAATTTGGCTTCCTCATTTGGATTGCGATAGAGTATATTTCGATACTGATAAATCATCCAAACAAAGCTGATGATCCAATACAAACAACCGAGTAAGGCTAAATACTCTGGAATCGAATAGGATAGTCCCGTAAAACTTTCATTCATCGATTGTTCTAAAACTCTCGGATGTATGATTTGTAATACAATCAAGAAAACAATCACAAGAAAGGTTGGGTACAATCGTTTGAGTCTGCCAATCGAAACAGGCTCTGTACTTAAGAATTGTTCAATTGTATATTGCATACTCCCTGGAATCAAATAGATGATGGGCACATAACCATGATTCAGTAGTGGAAATTCAAATTCAAAACCGGCAAATAAACGGTACGCGTAGATGATGAGAGTCCCACCAGAAAAAGCCGCAATCATTGCAAACGGAAACCCTTTGGATCCTTTTTCTTTCACAAGGATTCCGATTCCCAAAACAAAATGATACCAAGCACCAAATTGAAGCCAGGACCCCAAAAATTCAGACATACGACAAAAGTCGGACAATATGCACGGTTTCGTCAACTGTTTGGAATTGGCAGTAAACGAATAAAACGTACAAAATCATGATTTTAGACCAAAATTTTCGTCCAAGATTGTCATTTTAGACGCAAATACTCCCTCTTTATGTTATTTTTGAGTCAATTCAGAGGCGAATCATGAAAAAGCAAAAAAACTATCTCTCTCTCCTCCTCATCGTAGGGAACTTCCTACTGATTGCTTGTGGGGGGAATGGAAATCAAAACGGAAAAGAAACGAGTGCCATATTGTCGGTGTTAAATGGTCAGGCGCAAAGTACAACTGTGACACCAGATATGTTACAACAAAGTAATGCAGCTTATACAAAGGACATCCAAACGGCATTCCAGAATGAAAACGATGGAAGTTTTACTTTTAACGATAACATTTCGTTTTTAAGTAACGACGGTGTAAAAATCACAGGGAACCTGTTCATACCAAAGTCAGGCACAGGTCCCTTCCCTGCGATAATTTTTGTCAATAGTTGGGCATTGAACGAATACGAATACATTGT
Protein-coding sequences here:
- a CDS encoding helix-turn-helix transcriptional regulator, whose amino-acid sequence is MELDHLSDFVKRERKKNSLTQEDLARMTGVGLRFVRELEQGKPSLRMDKVNQVLEAFGAKLVPKPKSKGSDYES
- a CDS encoding helix-turn-helix domain-containing protein gives rise to the protein MSEFLGSWLQFGAWYHFVLGIGILVKEKGSKGFPFAMIAAFSGGTLIIYAYRLFAGFEFEFPLLNHGYVPIIYLIPGSMQYTIEQFLSTEPVSIGRLKRLYPTFLVIVFLIVLQIIHPRVLEQSMNESFTGLSYSIPEYLALLGCLYWIISFVWMIYQYRNILYRNPNEEAKLGVRVLGMILKGNITFASFILFSTIFRWNSGIYFTAGLATLMAVVAFIGTEINHELFKDILPGLRQSYRTSRILNLNLEKLQQDLDHLLKQECVYREETINLSNLSERLGIKDYQLSEYINAYLGMNFNRLVNEYRIAEVCQLIEENPKVNLLSLAYQVGFNSKANFNVAFKSLKKMSPSEYAKLVGKG
- a CDS encoding HipA domain-containing protein, whose translation is MKFCLLCAKQSEDDYHSHCSKLLFGKNQIPEIDIDIKSIRELAKQNIEARMTVTGAQSKISLDLDTSNPKSTRLTILGMKGDFILKPPSEEYTNLPENEHLTMLLAKEFSFPVAISSLIRLKSGELAYITKRFDREKNIKIAQEDFCQLTERLTEDKYKGSYESIGRWIKQNTTSPGIDLVRFFEMIVFSFLTGNSDMHLKNFSIQTDLEGRIKLAPAYDLLAVKLFFPEDNEDLALTLNGKKNKINLADIKTFGKSIYLSELVVDRTLLQIQSKLPLLVEKVKLYPFWKFGTKKYVELIQKRAKKLGW
- a CDS encoding HipA N-terminal domain-containing protein, whose protein sequence is MNRKGNVFYRDIFAGEIFENENGYVFQYNERYINNETYPAISFTLPKQKEAYQSKTLFPFFDGLIPEGWLLNLTQNIWKLNKKDRFGILLTVCEDCIGAVSVIGERK
- a CDS encoding DUF2075 domain-containing protein; translated protein: MIIYKSTVKGFLGDVDSNRIGEIMVDTFFKRTLGRVSDAEVNSWRNSLSAMERIIGRSDLPTDAGIAIEYNIPATAKRVDFIVSGYSPNQKPSISIIELKQWESAEITAKDAIVKTRFGKSLVETTHPSYQAWSYAELLKSFNVEVYEKNIEINPCAYLHNYNSQNGVLNDVFYSSHTSLAPLFLREDADALRNFLSQKIQLGDSGQRIDRIEKSDVKPSKQLSESIAMMLKGNPEFTMIDEQKIVFEEALYLSGQVKKAGKSVLIVEGGPGTGKSVVAINLLVALLNKNLNVRYISRNAAPRAVFESKLSGTLKKTKISSLFSGSSSYYNSEKDEYDVLLIDEAHRLNQFSGLYGNLGENQVKELIHASRSSVFFLDEDQRVTLKDVGSQEEIEHWAKNAKAKITKLKLESQFRCNGSDGYLAWLDHILQIRETANYNLEGIDYDFKIFDSPSELRSAIEEKNQMTSKARLVAGYCWEWKSKKDPKAFDITFPEYHFSMKWNLTEDGSLWILKRESIDQIGCIHTCQGLELDYVGVIIGPDLTVDASGMLLTDASKRAKQDNTIKGYKTLLKNHPVEGAKKFDMVIKNTYRTLMTRGMKGCYVYATDEALREYLKGKV
- a CDS encoding ArdC family protein, whose product is MKENDAKTIIKKITSDVMAALKSGSLGQWVKPWQSFGFPMNVKTKQTYGLVNTLWLTDSLMRYGYTYPAWATEKQWNSLGYSLKAGEFAKTVVLYPCHVKFPVYSQKKQVVEGIEEEQVEAPLYYKSCLVHKAFPILNIAQINILENEYDLFVTKTVRDGSPGIDQFVKSIEHNKEEFGVDQASYVIPLDTIRMPKKEYFRSETDYWSTYLHELGHWTGARHRLRRDFSKGIGSYAFEELVAEFCSAIFAGEFGFSGELQHREYIGSWLRILENNPRAIIKAGYLAMEAVEYLKKEAKRGVQ
- a CDS encoding amidohydrolase, whose protein sequence is MQTFRFKSIFVLFILLFCLVSAKTNEHSDIIFYGGNIITLENDEYTKPEAIYVKNGKIIDIGSEIEILKLKNDFTQMIDLKGKSLLPGFIDVHSHPDLTAFFNSFIDLSGFSNRTQTEVWNKLENSISKTKPGNWVLAKGFDPMLVKGLEAPKLEYLDRIAPNNPVFIISQNLHSAWVNSKALKELGINSKTPNPSPNSYYEKDSNGNLTGFISEIEAMKPANEKVKEVLNIKKDVLEVMAEYPKNGITTISSLGLFGDVSKSLILFEHISSESKGIKFWVLEKLGILPNKSRAVRNFVYLTDETKDLLPSSVTNGDDSFRILGVKLWYDGSPYTGSMYVKEPYLESDLMQKGLHIPHHYSGKSTYTIEELTDKIKKYNEAGWQIAIHAQGDRAIEDVLNSFKAVNLSTAHLNGKRHRIEHGLLFPTELMELTQTLGLTVSFHINHLYYYGNALSNDILGLERTQNILPVHSAQNQGITTSLHADLPMYPSRPLSLVQTSVTRKNKEGQSIGQQEAISIKEGLKSVTIYAAWQLNMEKKIGTIKKGKYADLVILSENPLDVNIEKLREIQIEKTFINGEEVYSRK